A genome region from Hoplias malabaricus isolate fHopMal1 chromosome 8, fHopMal1.hap1, whole genome shotgun sequence includes the following:
- the calm2a gene encoding calmodulin 2a (phosphorylase kinase, delta), whose protein sequence is MADQLTEEQIAEFKEAFSLFDKDGDGTITTKELGTVMRSLGQNPTEAELQDMINEVDADGNGTIDFPEFLTMMARKMKDTDSEEEIREAFRVFDKDGNGYISAAELRHVMTNLGEKLTDEEVDEMIREADIDGDGQVNYEEFVQMMTAK, encoded by the exons ATG GCTGACCAGCTGACAGAGGAGCAGATTGCCG AATTTAAAGAGGCATTTTCACTCTTTGACAAGGATGGAGATGGCACTATTACAACCAAAGAGTTGGGCACTGTCATGCGCTCTCTGGGCCAGAACCCAACAGAGGCTGAGCTGCAAGACATGATCAATGAAGTGGATGCTGATG GAAATGGGACGATAGACTTCCCTGAATTCCTGACTATGATGGCAAGGAAGATGAAGGATACAGACAGCGAGGAAGAGATTAGAGAAGCATTCCGTGTCTTTGATAAG GATGGGAATGGATACATCAGTGCTGCAGAGCTGCGTCATGTGATGACAAACCTGGGAGAGAAGCTCACTGATGAGGAGGTTGATGAGATGATCAGAGAAGCAGATATTGATGGGGATGGTCAGGTGAACTATGAAG AGTTTGTACAGATGATGACGGCGAAATGA
- the si:ch73-105b23.6 gene encoding mucin-like protein: MAVRCSSVVSCAVVYEGGLSVAVWMGDAGRISVQVQVPQNFFNRTVGLLGLWSSNTTDDFLLSNGRLLLLPSDNSPPSEDKLSQFGQSWAVPVPENLLFFPPPLTPFQPVSTEELMASVSPSTLTTIQQSCQSSIQCMHDSLATDNTGLGLQTLKDQQRIQNLAVIFGSMPPMVSEPKVIHCKVNSTVRVQFLAQDANRDAFSFSLLNPRPPQATIGTGDGVLVWTPLNIQPVLLTVQVSDYMSSSLLSPILQICNCLNGGSCQYQSVVENHLQGKFQVVGCLCPAGFSGKYCGNRTDVCKGKPCFPGVACFSQREPDSFTCGACPTPTVSEYKQGYKCFENDFCLPPFPAPCHTMAICYSTGYNYTCSCKLGFTGNGKNCTDINECLNPTACQNAKYECVNTYGSSYCSCRYQSNLESNGCGDSANPPGWNIFHVSVTWKDSKGGQQQLKQLEQILSMGFENKFYNASVMHPDLVSDSVMNEYRVNVSSDTPHWYVMDYMNRVKPYYGITDVYVGDLDECKTNNTLCKNPAVCSNTYGGYRCVCNGTDVKETQTCILDRGSLNHTGTPAAKSLEDKKPLILSLVLGIGIPLLLLLLLAALACFCCSHRKRVTGDIPHMVPVYVNEHFASHLNYDDPALQYKSHCSPRILDNITPRYKIQKRVFEIRNGAVVHSSKGSCWAEA; encoded by the exons ATGGCAGTGCGTTGTTCCTCTGTAGTGAGCTGTGCTGTGGTTTATGAGGGTGGTCTCAGTGTGGCAGTGTGGATGGGGGACGCAGGGAGAATATCTGTCCAGGTACAGGTTCCTCAGAACTTCTTCAACCGCACTGTGGGTCTGCTGGGTCTCTGGAGCTCCAACACCACGGACGACTTCCTGCTTTCTAACGGCCGCCTGTTGCTGCTTCCGTCTGACAACAGCCCCCCCTCTGAGGACAAGCTCTCCCAGTTTGGGCAGTCCT GGGCTGTGCCTGTTCCGGAGAATCTCCTGTTCTTTCCACCTCCCCTGACACCCTTCCAGCCTGTGAGCACAGAGGAACTGATGGCGTCAGTTAGTCCAAGCACTCTGACCACAATTCAGCAGAGTTGCCAGAGCAGCATTCAATGTATGCATGACTCCCTGGCCACAGACAACACCGGCCTGGGGCTGCAGACCCTGAAGGACCAACAAAGAATCCAAAACCTCGCTGTCATCTTTG GGAGCATGCCGCCCATGGTGAGTGAGCCCAAAGTGATCCATTGTAAGGTGAACAGTACAGTGAGAGTGCAGTTTTTAGCCCAGGATGCAAACAGAGATGCATTCAGTTTCTCATTGCTTAACCCACGGCCACCACAGGCCACCATAGGCACAG GTGATGGTGTACTGGTCTGGACACCGCTCAACATTCAGCCTGTGCTGCTGACCGTGCAGGTCAGTGATTACATGTCCAGCTCGCTTCTCAGCCCCATCTTGCAGATCTGCAACTGTCTTAATGGAGGAAGCTGTCAGTACCAGAGCGTGGTTGAGAATCATTTGCAGGGCAAGTTTCAG GTTGTGGGGTGTCTGTGCCCAGCAGGTTTCAGTGGCAAGTACTGTGGAAATCGAACAGACGTGTGTAAAGGAAAACCCTGCTTCCCTGGAGTGGCCTGCTTCAGTCAGAGAGAGCCAGACAGCTTCACATGTGGAGCATGCCCCACTCCCACAGTCTCTGAGTACAAACAGGGCTACAAGTGCTTTGAAAATG ATTTCTGTCTTCCTCCTTTTCCTGCTCCCTGTCACACGATGGCCATTTGTTATAGCACTGGCTATAACTATACGTGCAGTTGTAAACTTGGCTTTACTGGCAATGGAAAAAACTGTACAG ATATAAATGAGTGTCTAAACCCCACAGCCTGTCAAAATGctaagtatgagtgtgtgaatacaTATGGTTCATCTTACTGCTCTTGTCGCTACCAGAGCAACTTGGAATCCAATGGCTGTG GTGATTCGGCTAACCCTCCAG GTTGGAACATTTTCCATGTGTCCGTGACCTGGAAAGATTCAAAAGGTGGACAGCAGCAACTGAAACAG TTGGAGCAGATACTTTCAATGGGATTTGAAAACAAGTTCTACAATGCCAGTGTCATGCACCCTGACTTAGTGTCAGACAGTGTGATGAATGAGTACAGAGTCAATGTGTCCAGTGACACTCCTCATTGGTACGTGATGGACTACATGAACCGGGTCAAACCCTACTACGGGATCACAGATGTTTATGTAGGAG ATCTTGATGAATGCAAAACCAACaacacactgtgtaaaaatCCAGCTGTTTGTTCCAACACCTATGGAGGCTACAGATGTGTATGTAATGGCACTGACGTCAAGGAGACCCAGACTTGTATTTTAG ACAGGGGCAGCCTTAACCACACAGGCACTCCAGCTGCCAAGTCTCTGGAGGATAAGAAGCCCCTGATTCTAAGCCTGGTCCTGGGTATCGGCATCCCCCTCCTGCTGCTGCTCCTTCTGGCTGCATTGGCCTGCTTCTGCTGCTCCCACAGGAAGAGGGTCACTGGAGA CATTCCTCACATGGTGccagtgtatgtgaatgagCATTTTGCCTCTCATTTAAACTACGATGACCCTGCGCTGCAGTACAAAAGCCACTGCAGCCCCCGTATCCTTGACAACATCACACCCCGATACAAGATACAGAAAAG AGTTTTTGAGATAAGGAATGGAGCAGTAGTACACTCAAGTAAAGGGAGCTGCTGGGCAGAGGCCTGA